One window from the genome of Desulfobotulus pelophilus encodes:
- a CDS encoding phage/plasmid primase, P4 family: MGIASERMTAQQRADIAETCFAVTERKNNRAEKIGLCPFHDEQNPSFSYNFEKDVFHCLGCGVSGDLIKLWGHAQGFSDNREAFKAFCHTHGIGDKPEPWSASAPVGQHLPPKLDAIYNDLPELPKEWMDRICTLRGWTPQTVSDLGIRLQTCYQAKNGKIIPKKPDRIAIPIFDGTGAVRNMRLYRPGPAPDGSRAGKMISWASGSGDAMPFPARPEPEGTLLLCEGEPDTICALSRGFNAITMTASKMRKWSRDLLSLFKDRDVVVCFDADQAGQIAALQFSAPALAKVARSVRILEWPEFMGRYEDGGYPEKDGQDLTDFFVRHRKTSEDLAELMASAIIYHQPEAPLNSEAADFFETGVNGRMSFRPRLLANRLLEKFRLNYDHSTGLLYRWSGTVWERVELDIIKKTGIEILGTESQMSRVSDAAEQAKVLSAMPSDRAMNDQLDWVTVKNGALNLKTLELKPHDPEHYASVELPVVWYPREGKTCGTWLRMLEQNIQTPEVIMQLQEFFGYCLDRRAPPILSKCMLLLGDGSDGKSTVLYILRQMVGVANCASVGLHELEDQFLRSSLYGKSVNISTEVGSKAIESQYFKAITSGDTIQAAFKHKDTFDFEPFCKLIFAANKLPRVLDNSDGNFRRWLPIRFKHQWMDNDPDIDPHLKPKLMDELSEIFQWSVVGLHRVWEQGRFTDCTETQGLMQEYRRSNSPVVAFLEDACELDASKLTAKDTLYKGYRGYCDANGYSALGRDNFFKELFSAQRNLTNVRRRVGQAREYAVHGIAYVGGGV, from the coding sequence ATGGGGATTGCATCGGAACGCATGACCGCCCAGCAGCGGGCAGACATTGCCGAAACCTGTTTTGCGGTCACGGAACGCAAAAATAACAGGGCTGAAAAAATCGGCCTCTGCCCCTTCCACGACGAGCAGAATCCGTCTTTTTCATATAATTTTGAAAAGGACGTGTTCCACTGCCTGGGCTGTGGTGTTTCCGGCGATCTCATCAAGTTATGGGGCCATGCGCAGGGCTTTTCCGACAACAGGGAAGCGTTCAAGGCCTTCTGCCATACCCACGGCATCGGGGATAAGCCGGAGCCGTGGTCGGCATCCGCCCCTGTCGGTCAGCACCTTCCTCCCAAACTGGATGCCATTTACAACGATCTGCCGGAGCTCCCAAAGGAGTGGATGGACAGGATCTGTACCCTGAGGGGCTGGACGCCCCAGACCGTATCGGATCTGGGTATCCGTCTGCAGACCTGCTATCAGGCCAAAAACGGAAAAATCATTCCCAAAAAACCGGACCGCATTGCCATCCCCATATTCGACGGCACAGGAGCTGTCAGGAATATGCGGCTGTACAGGCCCGGCCCGGCTCCCGATGGCAGCCGTGCGGGGAAAATGATCTCATGGGCCTCTGGCAGCGGCGATGCCATGCCCTTTCCCGCCCGGCCTGAACCGGAAGGGACCCTTCTTTTGTGTGAGGGCGAGCCGGACACCATCTGCGCCCTGTCCCGTGGATTTAACGCCATCACCATGACCGCATCCAAGATGCGCAAATGGAGCCGGGATCTGCTTTCCCTCTTTAAAGACCGGGATGTGGTGGTCTGCTTTGATGCGGATCAGGCAGGACAGATAGCCGCCCTGCAGTTTTCCGCACCGGCTCTGGCAAAGGTGGCCCGTTCCGTTCGTATTCTGGAATGGCCGGAGTTCATGGGCCGCTACGAAGACGGCGGATATCCCGAAAAAGACGGGCAGGATCTGACGGACTTTTTTGTCAGACATCGCAAAACCTCAGAAGATCTTGCGGAACTGATGGCTTCGGCCATCATCTATCATCAGCCCGAAGCCCCCCTGAACAGCGAGGCGGCCGATTTTTTCGAAACGGGCGTGAATGGCCGCATGTCCTTCCGCCCAAGGCTTCTGGCCAACAGGCTGCTGGAAAAATTCAGGCTGAATTACGATCACAGCACGGGCCTTCTGTACCGATGGTCCGGCACGGTCTGGGAGCGGGTGGAGCTGGATATCATCAAAAAAACAGGCATAGAAATTCTGGGAACGGAATCCCAGATGTCCCGTGTGAGCGATGCCGCAGAGCAGGCCAAGGTCTTAAGCGCCATGCCATCTGACCGGGCCATGAATGATCAATTGGACTGGGTGACGGTCAAAAACGGCGCACTGAACCTGAAAACGCTGGAACTGAAACCCCACGATCCGGAACACTACGCCTCCGTGGAGCTGCCCGTGGTCTGGTATCCGAGGGAAGGCAAGACCTGCGGCACATGGCTGCGCATGCTGGAGCAGAACATCCAGACGCCCGAAGTCATCATGCAGCTGCAGGAGTTTTTCGGCTATTGCCTGGACCGCAGAGCGCCCCCCATCCTGAGCAAGTGCATGCTGCTGCTGGGCGATGGATCGGACGGTAAGAGCACCGTTCTCTACATCCTGCGCCAGATGGTGGGGGTGGCAAACTGCGCCTCCGTGGGCCTGCACGAGCTGGAGGATCAGTTTTTGAGGTCTTCCCTCTACGGGAAGTCCGTGAACATCTCCACGGAGGTGGGCAGCAAGGCCATCGAGAGCCAGTATTTCAAGGCCATCACCTCCGGAGATACCATACAGGCGGCGTTCAAGCACAAAGACACCTTTGACTTTGAACCCTTCTGCAAGCTGATTTTTGCGGCCAATAAGCTGCCCCGTGTGCTGGACAACTCGGACGGGAACTTCCGCCGCTGGCTGCCCATCAGGTTTAAGCACCAGTGGATGGACAATGATCCGGATATTGATCCCCACCTGAAACCCAAGCTCATGGATGAGCTGTCCGAGATCTTCCAGTGGTCTGTGGTCGGCCTGCACCGCGTATGGGAGCAGGGACGGTTTACGGACTGCACCGAAACCCAGGGGCTGATGCAGGAGTACCGAAGGTCCAACAGCCCCGTGGTGGCCTTCCTTGAGGATGCCTGTGAGCTGGATGCCAGCAAACTCACCGCCAAGGACACCCTCTATAAGGGCTACAGAGGATACTGCGATGCCAACGGCTACAGCGC